In Zunongwangia profunda SM-A87, the following proteins share a genomic window:
- a CDS encoding alpha-ketoacid dehydrogenase subunit alpha/beta — translation MDHPSTEMFFASEAYSQEFLIDLYKKLLKPRLVEEKMLILLRQGKISKWFAGIGQEAISVGLTAALQEEEYILPMHRNLGVFTTRNIPLHRLFSQWQGKMNGFTKGRDRSFHFGTQEYKIIGMISHLGPQLGVADGIALAHKLRNEKRLTAVFTGEGGTSEGDFHEALNIASVWALPVLFCIENNGYGLSTPTNEQYHCEHLADRAKGYGMESHIIDGNNLLEVYSKISDIASDIRENPRPVLIEFKTFRMRGHEEASGTAYVPDSLLAHWGEKDPVLRYEQHLLEHGILNNEWAAHMKWEIKQEIEEHLSIAANDNPPVFTESTELNEVFQKSHNQALEISSEKQEIRFIDAVSDALKIGMRQHPNLVLMGQDIAEYGGVFKITSGFLEEFGKHRVRNTPICESGIIEVAAGLSIVGMKAVVEMQFADFVSSGFNPIVNYIAKQYYRWGQNADVVIRMPCGAGVGAGPFHSQSNEAWFTKVPGLKVVYPSNASDAKGLLLAAINDPNPVLYFEHKALYRTQKEPVAMGEYEVEIGKAAIVRPGTRLTIISYGAALQEILKIIEKENIEDTEVIDLRSLQPLDKETIFTSVKKTGRVIIVIEDSLFGSMASEIAAQISENCFEFLDAPVMRLGSLETPIPFSPALESGYLPYQKFQQKLKELIEY, via the coding sequence ATGGATCATCCTTCAACAGAAATGTTTTTTGCCTCAGAAGCCTATTCTCAAGAATTTTTAATCGACTTATACAAAAAGCTTTTAAAACCTCGTCTGGTAGAAGAAAAGATGCTTATTCTACTACGGCAGGGGAAAATAAGCAAATGGTTTGCCGGTATAGGACAGGAAGCCATTTCGGTTGGATTAACAGCTGCTTTGCAGGAAGAAGAATATATCCTGCCCATGCACCGCAATCTGGGAGTTTTTACAACCAGAAATATCCCATTACATCGCCTGTTCTCGCAGTGGCAGGGAAAAATGAATGGTTTTACAAAAGGCAGGGATCGCAGTTTCCATTTTGGAACGCAAGAATACAAAATTATCGGGATGATCTCCCATTTAGGGCCGCAACTAGGTGTTGCAGACGGTATTGCCCTTGCCCATAAATTAAGAAACGAAAAAAGACTAACAGCGGTGTTCACCGGAGAAGGGGGAACCAGTGAAGGTGATTTTCATGAAGCACTAAACATTGCATCCGTCTGGGCCTTACCGGTTTTGTTTTGCATCGAAAATAACGGCTACGGTTTATCAACTCCTACAAATGAGCAATATCACTGTGAACATTTGGCCGATCGCGCCAAAGGCTATGGTATGGAATCCCATATAATCGACGGAAATAACCTGTTGGAAGTCTACTCGAAAATATCTGATATCGCCAGTGATATTCGTGAAAACCCGCGTCCTGTATTGATCGAGTTTAAAACCTTTAGAATGCGTGGGCACGAGGAAGCCAGCGGTACTGCTTATGTTCCAGACAGCCTTTTAGCGCATTGGGGAGAAAAAGATCCCGTGTTACGCTATGAACAGCATTTACTGGAACACGGAATTTTAAACAACGAATGGGCAGCACATATGAAATGGGAAATTAAACAGGAAATAGAAGAGCACCTGAGTATTGCAGCGAATGATAACCCTCCTGTTTTTACTGAAAGTACCGAGTTAAATGAGGTATTTCAAAAATCACATAATCAGGCACTTGAAATTTCATCAGAAAAACAAGAAATACGATTTATAGATGCGGTAAGTGATGCTTTAAAAATAGGCATGCGCCAACATCCCAACCTGGTTTTAATGGGACAGGATATTGCCGAGTATGGTGGTGTTTTTAAAATAACATCTGGATTCTTAGAGGAGTTTGGTAAACATCGCGTAAGAAATACTCCTATTTGTGAAAGCGGGATTATAGAAGTAGCTGCGGGGCTCTCAATTGTGGGAATGAAAGCGGTCGTAGAAATGCAGTTTGCCGATTTTGTAAGTTCAGGCTTTAATCCTATCGTAAATTATATAGCCAAGCAGTATTATCGATGGGGACAAAATGCCGATGTGGTGATTAGAATGCCCTGTGGGGCCGGTGTAGGAGCAGGGCCGTTTCATAGTCAGTCTAACGAAGCCTGGTTTACAAAGGTACCGGGATTAAAAGTAGTTTATCCCTCAAATGCCAGTGATGCTAAAGGTTTATTGCTAGCTGCCATTAACGATCCTAATCCTGTGTTATATTTTGAGCATAAAGCGTTGTACCGAACGCAGAAAGAACCTGTTGCTATGGGGGAATATGAAGTTGAAATAGGGAAGGCAGCTATCGTAAGACCAGGAACAAGATTAACGATTATCAGTTATGGTGCTGCCTTACAGGAAATATTGAAAATTATAGAAAAAGAAAATATAGAAGATACTGAAGTTATTGATCTAAGAAGCCTTCAGCCTTTAGATAAGGAGACCATTTTCACTTCCGTAAAAAAGACGGGAAGAGTAATTATCGTAATAGAAGATTCGTTGTTTGGCAGTATGGCTTCAGAAATTGCCGCCCAAATTAGTGAAAA
- a CDS encoding isopenicillin N synthase family dioxygenase, which translates to MTNIPSVDLADFVSDDPARKQKFVDEIGKAYEEIGFVALKNHFLSDDLVEELYKEVKAFFNLPVETKQQYEIEGLAGQRGYISFGKEHAKGKKEGDLKEFWHFGQEPAEDANLKEEYPENVQVKELKDFNHVGMEAYRMLEKTGIYVLRALALYIGLEETYFDHWASNGNSILRPIHYPPITEEPKGAVRAGAHGDINLITLLMGASTGGLQVLRKDGEWIDAVPGEDELVINVGDMLERHTNNKLRSTIHRVINPPKEQWSEPRYSIPFFMHPRSEMPLDCLEECIDEEHPKHYEDITAGEFLHQRLVEIGLLKK; encoded by the coding sequence ATGACGAATATACCTAGTGTTGATCTTGCAGATTTTGTATCTGATGATCCTGCAAGAAAGCAAAAGTTTGTTGATGAAATAGGGAAAGCTTACGAAGAAATAGGGTTTGTAGCGCTTAAAAATCATTTTTTAAGTGATGATCTGGTGGAAGAATTATACAAAGAGGTTAAAGCTTTTTTTAACTTACCGGTAGAAACCAAACAGCAATACGAAATAGAAGGCCTGGCCGGACAACGCGGTTATATTTCCTTTGGGAAGGAACATGCCAAAGGAAAAAAAGAAGGGGATTTAAAAGAATTCTGGCATTTTGGGCAGGAACCCGCTGAAGATGCTAATCTAAAAGAAGAATACCCGGAAAATGTACAGGTAAAAGAGCTTAAGGATTTTAATCATGTGGGTATGGAAGCCTATCGCATGCTTGAAAAAACCGGGATTTACGTATTACGTGCGTTAGCCTTGTATATTGGTCTGGAAGAAACTTATTTTGACCACTGGGCCAGTAACGGGAACTCTATTTTAAGACCTATCCACTACCCTCCTATTACAGAGGAGCCTAAAGGAGCCGTACGTGCCGGTGCCCATGGTGATATTAATTTAATCACTTTGTTAATGGGAGCGTCAACCGGAGGTTTACAGGTGCTTAGGAAAGATGGTGAATGGATCGATGCGGTACCCGGTGAAGACGAACTTGTGATTAATGTTGGAGATATGCTGGAACGACATACCAATAATAAATTGCGCTCTACGATTCACCGCGTGATTAACCCACCTAAGGAGCAATGGAGTGAACCTCGTTATTCTATTCCTTTCTTTATGCATCCTCGTAGTGAAATGCCTTTAGATTGTTTAGAAGAATGTATAGATGAAGAACATCCAAAACATTACGAAGATATTACTGCAGGTGAATTTTTACACCAGCGACTTGTGGAAATTGGATTATTGAAAAAGTAA